A window of Puntigrus tetrazona isolate hp1 unplaced genomic scaffold, ASM1883169v1 S000000223, whole genome shotgun sequence contains these coding sequences:
- the med21 gene encoding mediator of RNA polymerase II transcription subunit 21 translates to MADRLTQLQDAVNSLADQFCNAIGVLQQCAPPASFSNIQTAINKDQPSNPTEEYAQLFAALIARTAKDVDVLIDSLPSEESTAALQAASLRQLEEENQEAAARLEEVVYRGDMLLEKIQSALADIAQSQLRTRSGAPSQSTPPES, encoded by the exons ATGGCGGACAGGCTAACGCAGCTTCAGGATGCTGTTAACTCC TTGGCTGATCAGTTCTGTAATGCAATTGGAGTCCTGCAGCAGTGCGCGCCTCCTGCCTCCTTCAGCAACATCCAGACCGCCATCAACAAAGACCAGCCTTCCAACCCTACAGAAG AATACGCTCAGCTTTTTGCAGCACTGATAGCAAGAACAGCAAAAGATGTCGACGTGCTGATTGACTCTTTGCCCAGTGAAGAATCTACTGCCGCACTGCAG GCTGCTAGTCTGAGGCAGTTGGAAGAGGAGAACCAGGAAGCTGCAGCTCGTCTGGAGGAAGTAGTTTACCGGGGAGACATGCTGCTGGAGAAGATCCAGTCAGCTCTAGCAGACATCGCCCAATCACAGCTGCGCACACGCAGCGGAGCCCCGAGTCAGTCGACACCGCCAGAGTCATGA
- the pmpcb gene encoding mitochondrial-processing peptidase subunit beta produces MAASVQRFGAAGRHFLKNLLNTRTINRTRSTQAVSQVVLNVPETEVTTLDNGLRVASENSGLSTCTVGLWIDAGSRYENERNNGTAHFLEHMAFKGTRKRSQLDLELEIENMGAHLNAYTSREQTVYYAKAFSKDLPRAVEILADIIQNSMLGEAEIERERGVILREMQEVETNLQEVVFDYLHATAYQETPLGRTILGPTENIKTINRGDLVEYITTHYKGPRIVLAAAGGVSHNELIDLAKFHFGKLPARYSGEALLPCHFTGSEIRVRDDKMPLAHIAIAVEAVGWSHPDTIPLMVANTLIGNWDRSLGGGMNLSSKLAQMACQGNLCHSFQSFNTCYTDTGLWGLYMVCEPGTVSDMIRFTQLEWMSLCTSVTESEVNRAKNLLKTNMLLHLDGSTPICEDIGRQMLCYSRRIPLHELEARIDAIDATTIKDVCMKYIYNKAPAIAAVGPIEQLPDYNGICSGMHWLRP; encoded by the exons ATGGCGGCGTCCGTGCAGCGTTTCGGCGCAGCGGGGAGacactttttaaagaatttattgAACACAAGAACCATTAACAGG ACCAGATCCACTCAGGCTGTCAGTCAGGTGGTTTTAAACGTACCTGAGACAGAGGTCACGACCCTAGATAACGGGCTCAGGGTGGCATCTGAAAACTCTGGCCTGTCCACGTGCACG GTTGGTCTATGGATTGATGCCGGAAGCCGGTATGAAAATGAGCGCAATAACGGTACAGCCCACTTCCTGGAGCACATGGCTTTCAAG GGCACCAGGAAGAGATCGCAGCTGGACCTGGAGCTGGAGATCGAGAACATGGGAGCTCACCTGAACGCGTATACCTCCAGAGAGCAGACAGTGTACTACGCTAAAGCTTTCTCCAAAGACCTGCCCAGAG CGGTGGAAATCCTGGCGGACATTATTCAGAACAGCATGCTGGGAGAGGCTGAGATCGAGCGAGAGCGGGGCGTCATTCTCAGAGAGATGCAGGAAGTGGAGACCAACCTGCAGGAAGTGGTCTTTGATTACCTGCACGCTACAGCCTATCAGGAAACACCTCTCGGGAGAACTATCCTGGGGCCTACAGAGAACATCAA AACTATAAATCGAGGGGATCTGGTGGAATACATCACAACACACTACAAAGGGCCTCGGATTGTATTAGCTGCAGCCGGAG GAGTGTCACATAATGAGCTTATTGATTTggcaaaatttcattttggaaAGCTGCCAGCCAGATACAGCGGAGAGGCTTTACTGCCGTGCCATTTCACCGGCAGTGAG ATCCGTGTGCGAGATGACAAGATGCCTCTGGCTCATATAGCCATCGCTGTGGAGGCCGTGGGCTGGTCTCATCCAGACACCATCCCGCTTATGGTGGCCAATACACTCATCGGGAACTGGGATCGGTCGCTCGGCGGCGGCATG AACTTGTCCAGCAAGCTGGCACAGATGGCGTGTCAGGGCAACCTGTGCCACAGCTTCCAGTCTTTCAACACGTGCTACACAGACACAGGCCTGTGGGGGCTTTACATGGTGTGTGAACCGGGAACCGTCAGCGACATGATACGCTTCACGCAACTGGAATG GATGTCTCTGTGTACGAGCGTGACCGAGAGCGAGGTGAACCGAGCCAAAAACCTGCTGAAGACAAACATGCTGCTTCACCTGGATG GATCCACTCCCATCTGTGAGGACATCGGCCGGCAGATGCTGTGTTACAGCCGCAGGATTCCTCTGCACGAGCTGGAGGCCAGAATAGAT GCCATAGACGCCACAACCATCAAAGACGTGTGTATGAAATACATCTATAATAAAGCTCCTGCTATAGCAGCCGTTG